From Mauremys mutica isolate MM-2020 ecotype Southern chromosome 15, ASM2049712v1, whole genome shotgun sequence, one genomic window encodes:
- the LOC123350682 gene encoding leucine-rich repeat and fibronectin type III domain-containing protein 1-like protein, with product MERLLLYALALCLGPSRAQLCPPRCTCQNLSPSLAVLCARAGLLFVPGLLDRRTAELRLTDNFIAAVRRRDFANMTRLVHLTLSRNAIRQLVPFAFADLRGLRALHLDGNRLPAIGAQQLRGLPNLRHLILGNNQLQAVAPGAFDDFAGTLEDLDLSYNNLARLPWETVRRLSNVNSLSLDHNLIAHVPQGVFADLHKLARLDMTSNRLKKIPPDPLFLRLPVYAKSKGSPLSSLVLSFGGNPLHCNCELLWLRRLAREDDLETCASPPEHLGKSFWSVPEEEFVCQLPVITHHTGRLAVTEGQAATLRCRGAGDPEPAVHWLSPEGKLVANGSRTLAYENGSLEILVAAVQDAGAFTCVASNAAGEASASVELQVSPLPQLADGTRPPAPGPSDILTSAKAGADGSAAPRDRGVLASELSASSALIRWVPPRPGPGVRMYQIQYNSSSDETLVYRMIPPPSRAFLVKDLAAGRAYDLCVLAVYDDGATALTATRPLGCVHFSTQPGSPQCRSLHAHFLGGTMIIIIGGIIVASVLLFIIILMIRYKAHDRNKQAEVSNVYSQTNGGQPPASRAQDGADDRVREQNGVALRKDCEKGLATRGQEAGVGETPSPRRRKWSRTNLDLRRKCPTPGQAEEQAPPEAVPPPGERRQAGEWTDVKI from the exons ATGGAGCGCCTGCTGCTCTACGCCCTGGccctctgcctgggcccctcccgcgcccagctgtgccccccccgCTGCACGTGCCAGAACCTGTCCCCCTCGCTGGCCGTGCTGTGCGCCCGCGCCGGGCTGCTCTTCGTGCCGGGGCTCCTCGACCGGCGCACGGCCGAGCTGCGGCTGACGGACAACTTCATCGCGGCCGTGCGGCGCCGGGACTTCGCCAACATGACGCGGCTGGTGCACCTGACCCTCTCCCGCAACGCCATCCGCCAGCTGGTGCCCTTCGCCTTCGCCGACCTGCGCGGCCTGCGGGCCCTCCACCTGGACGGCAACCGCCTGCCGGCCATCGGGGCCCAGCAGCTCCGAGGCCTGCCCAACCTGCGCCACCTCATCCTGGGCAACAACCAGCTGCAGGCCGTGGCGCCCGGCGCCTTCGACGACTTCGCCGGCACCCTGGAGGACCTGGACCTGTCCTACAACAACCTGGCCCGGCTGCCCTGGGAGACCGTCCGTCGCCTTAGCAACGTCAACTCCCTCAGCCTGGACCACAACCTCATCGCCCACGTGCCCCAAGGCGTCTTCGCCGACCTGCACAAGCTGGCCCGGCTGGACATGACCTCCAACCGGCTGAAGAAGATCCCCCCGGACCCGCTGTTCCTCCGCCTGCCCGTCTACGCCAAGTCGAAGGGCTCGCCCCTCTCCTCCCTGGTGCTCAGCTTCGGGGGGAACCCCTTGCACTGCAACTGCGAGCTGCTGTGGCTCCGGCGCCTGGCGCGCGAGGACGACCTGGAGACCTGCGCCTCGCCGCCCGAGCACCTGGGCAAGTCCTTCTGGAGCGTCCCCGAGGAGGAGTTTGTCTGCCAGCTGCCCGTCATCACCCACCACACGGGCCGGCTGGCGGTGACGGAGGGCCAGGCGGCCACCTTGCGCTGCCGCGGAGCGGGCGACCCCGAGCCGGCGGTGCACTGGCTCTCTCCGGAGGGGAAGCTGGTGGCCAACGGCTCCCGGACGCTGGCCTACGAGAACGGCAGCCTGGAGATCCTGGTGGCCGCCGTCCAGGATGCCGGCGCCTTCACCTGCGTGGCTTCCAACGCCGCCGGCGAGGCCTCCGCCTCCGTGGAGCTGCAGGTcagccccttgccccagctcGCCGACGGCACCCGCCCCCCGGCGCCCGGGCCCTCCGATATCCTCACCTCGGCCAAGGCGGGCGCCGATGGGAGCGCCGCCCCGCGGGACCGGGGGGTCCTGGCCTCTGAGCTCTCGGCGTCCTCTGCCCTCATTCGCTGGGTCCCGCCGCGGCCCGGGCCCGGCGTCCGCATGTACCAGATCCAGTACAACAGCTCCTCTGACGAGACCCTGGTGTACAG GATGATCCCCCCGCCCAGCAGGGCCTTCCTGGTGAAGGACCTGGCGGCGGGGCGGGCCTACGACCTGTGCGTGCTGGCCGTCTACGACGACGGGGCGACGGCGCTGACGGCCACCCGCCCCCTGGGCTGCGTCCACTTCAGCacccagcccggctccccgcagTGCCGCTCCCTGCACGCCCACTTCCTGGGGGGCACCATGATCATCATCATCGGCGGGATCATCGTCGCTTCCGTCCTGCTCTTCATCATCATCCTCATGATCCGCTACAAGGCCCACGACAGGAACAAGCAGGCCGAGGTCAGCAACGTCTATTCCCAGACCAACGGCGGGCAGCCCCCGGCTTCCCGGGCGCAGGACGGGGCCGACGACAGAGTCCGGGAACAAAACGGGGTGGCCCTGAGGAAGGACTGCGAGAAGGGGCTGGCCACCCGTGGCCAAGAGGCGGGCGTGGGGGAGACACCCTCTCCCAGGAGGAGGAAGTGGTCAAGGACTAACCTAGATCTCCGCCGCAAGTGCCCGACGCCCGGCCAAGCCGAGGAACAAG